A stretch of Fundicoccus culcitae DNA encodes these proteins:
- a CDS encoding PTS sugar transporter subunit IIB: MKEIMLVCNAGMSTSMLVTKMQKASEEQGIETKIWAVSLSEVDENVRNNNIDVILVGPQVKFVVKKYKDTYEPDIKVTDIPMADYGRMDGEKVLQLALTTIG, translated from the coding sequence ATGAAAGAAATTATGTTAGTGTGTAACGCTGGAATGTCAACAAGTATGTTAGTAACGAAAATGCAAAAAGCATCAGAAGAACAAGGGATTGAAACAAAAATTTGGGCAGTATCTTTGTCAGAAGTGGACGAGAATGTTCGCAATAATAATATCGATGTCATCTTAGTAGGCCCACAAGTGAAATTTGTAGTGAAGAAATACAAAGATACCTACGAACCAGACATTAAAGTAACAGACATCCCAATGGCAGATTATGGGCGTATGGATGGAGAAAAAGTACTTCAATTAGCACTGACAACAATTGGATAG
- a CDS encoding BglG family transcription antiterminator encodes MRDLPLDSKETQLIKILYDHMNEHVSSQVLGDYINVSDRTARKYIKNISQFLGEYGAKIDIKKGQGYKLVIDDPSRFNSIFNDISNNQKNNLDVLTITEPKDRERYLLNKIFLEGQILTVDEYAKELFVSNSTIMHTLQSIRKQLQAYELTLINDVNEGISIQGVELEKRRFILNYFFKSHPLDTFMNFTYDYLKESDISLESLFIIVLEECRNGKIQLSDYAMQNLVLHLALAIVRIKEGKTIEAFQSNQELDFSYEIDVAKQIISRAEDLEKIEFPEDEAKYIALHLNSKSNKDYEQDDLHSANFNVLQSQIFQALSTMKDSSNLEFSLDSMLVMGLEAHFEPLITRLKMGVQMKNPLFDEVYSRYTKEFEIIKYYFSQMPLLEGHEVDNHEWAYIVLHVLAAIERHKQKQQLNVIVICSTGMGSAQMLRSRLETEFGSSIRIIDVISYYQLDEQKLEDIDLIISTIDITTSFFTIPVIQVSVFLNEQDIRQIKHYIKDHNKAFNSTSQKRITESHSSRLFNEYFSEDRYFIVNQPISREDLLHQMVETLTDFQEESLVEDFIKQVELRERFGSLVFSENLAFPHPSVPLGVHSEIAVAVIKDGVEWDEEHKEIKFVVLMSPSKVSNKGLPKVTDFFVRFIGDEEAQRSLLEDPSFENFKALFIEQ; translated from the coding sequence ATGAGAGATTTACCACTTGATAGTAAAGAAACTCAATTAATAAAAATTTTATACGATCATATGAACGAGCATGTCTCTAGCCAGGTATTGGGTGACTACATTAATGTATCTGATCGAACGGCTCGCAAATATATAAAAAACATAAGTCAATTCTTAGGTGAGTATGGGGCAAAAATTGATATTAAAAAAGGGCAGGGGTATAAATTGGTAATTGATGACCCTTCTCGCTTTAATTCTATTTTTAATGATATTAGTAATAATCAAAAAAACAATTTAGATGTTCTCACAATTACTGAGCCTAAAGATCGTGAACGTTATCTGTTGAACAAAATATTCTTAGAAGGTCAAATTCTAACGGTGGATGAATATGCTAAAGAACTATTTGTCAGTAATTCAACAATCATGCATACTCTTCAAAGTATTCGAAAGCAATTACAAGCCTATGAACTGACTCTGATTAATGATGTGAATGAGGGAATATCCATTCAAGGAGTTGAGCTTGAGAAAAGGCGGTTCATCTTAAATTACTTCTTTAAGTCACATCCATTGGATACTTTCATGAATTTCACTTATGACTATCTTAAAGAATCAGATATATCATTAGAATCACTTTTCATTATAGTCTTAGAAGAGTGTCGGAATGGTAAAATCCAGCTGTCCGATTATGCTATGCAGAATCTAGTGTTGCATTTGGCACTAGCTATTGTTCGTATTAAGGAAGGTAAGACAATCGAAGCTTTTCAAAGTAATCAAGAACTTGATTTTTCCTATGAGATTGATGTTGCTAAGCAAATTATTAGTCGTGCTGAGGACCTTGAAAAGATTGAATTTCCTGAAGATGAAGCCAAGTACATTGCCTTGCATCTTAATTCTAAGTCTAACAAAGATTATGAGCAAGATGACTTACATAGTGCTAATTTCAATGTATTACAAAGTCAGATTTTTCAAGCTCTTTCAACGATGAAAGATTCATCTAATCTGGAATTTAGTTTAGATTCAATGTTAGTGATGGGGTTAGAAGCACATTTTGAACCGCTTATTACACGATTAAAGATGGGTGTTCAAATGAAAAACCCTTTATTTGATGAAGTTTATAGTAGATATACAAAGGAATTCGAAATTATTAAATATTATTTTAGTCAGATGCCATTACTCGAAGGACACGAGGTTGATAATCATGAATGGGCTTATATTGTTCTTCATGTCTTAGCTGCTATTGAAAGACATAAGCAAAAGCAACAATTGAATGTTATTGTTATCTGTTCAACAGGTATGGGGAGTGCACAGATGTTGCGTAGTCGTTTGGAGACGGAGTTCGGTTCAAGTATTCGTATCATTGATGTGATCAGCTATTATCAACTGGATGAACAGAAATTAGAGGATATTGATTTGATTATATCAACGATAGATATAACTACTTCTTTCTTTACTATTCCAGTCATACAAGTTAGCGTTTTCTTGAATGAACAGGATATTAGACAAATAAAGCATTATATAAAAGACCATAACAAAGCTTTTAACTCAACATCTCAAAAAAGAATCACTGAGTCTCATTCATCACGACTATTCAATGAGTATTTCAGTGAAGATCGCTACTTTATAGTTAATCAACCAATTTCAAGAGAAGACTTACTACATCAAATGGTCGAAACCTTAACTGATTTTCAAGAGGAATCCCTTGTTGAGGACTTTATTAAGCAAGTAGAGTTGAGAGAAAGATTTGGTTCTTTAGTTTTTTCTGAGAATCTAGCCTTCCCGCACCCTTCAGTTCCCTTAGGCGTCCACAGTGAGATAGCCGTTGCCGTGATAAAAGATGGGGTCGAGTGGGATGAAGAGCATAAAGAGATAAAATTTGTTGTTCTCATGTCTCCTTCAAAGGTATCTAATAAGGGATTACCTAAAGTGACAGATTTCTTTGTGCGTTTTATTGGGGATGAGGAGGCTCAGAGGAGCTTACTAGAAGATCCAAGTTTTGAGAATTTTAAGGCTTTATTTATAGAACAGTAA
- a CDS encoding PTS sugar transporter subunit IIC: MQSFMEEKFTPLASKFAANKYLVAVRDGMILTLPLIMIGSVFMVIASLPFPGWEEWLGSTGISDILWKGTGSSFDLMGLVAAFGITYTFVKENKQDGVAAGIISVSAFVTATPFMSSEAGNGILTRYTGSGGILLAIVIGLSTGVIYSWFIDRDYQIKMPEGVPPAISRSFSALLPGLFVITGWLIIYGVLEKLGIGNIHDIVGIVLGGPLSLLSDNLIGTLIVTLIHGLFWFMGIHGGNTVHAVMRPLWMANSGENLAAFQAGEEVPHIVTQQFIEYFVHIGGGGATLGLVIIIAILARLKNTSAVTKTMAPVTLVPGIFNINEPVLFGIPIVLNFKMLIPFIIVPMINATITYLTMAIGIVPKTIGIDVGWTMPAIINGFLATDNSIRAAILQIILIVIDGAIYYVFYREIEKDYKALELTGAEA; the protein is encoded by the coding sequence TTGCAATCATTTATGGAAGAAAAATTTACACCCCTTGCATCAAAGTTTGCGGCGAATAAATATTTGGTCGCTGTACGTGATGGTATGATTCTTACATTACCTTTGATTATGATTGGTTCAGTCTTCATGGTCATCGCTAGTTTACCATTTCCAGGTTGGGAGGAATGGCTCGGTTCAACAGGTATATCAGATATTCTTTGGAAAGGTACGGGTAGTAGTTTTGATTTAATGGGATTAGTTGCAGCTTTTGGAATTACTTATACTTTTGTAAAAGAAAATAAACAAGATGGTGTAGCAGCAGGAATTATTTCTGTATCTGCATTTGTAACAGCAACTCCATTTATGTCTAGTGAAGCAGGCAACGGAATTCTAACTAGATATACAGGAAGTGGCGGGATACTTCTTGCAATTGTAATTGGTTTGTCGACTGGTGTCATTTATTCTTGGTTTATTGATCGTGATTATCAGATTAAGATGCCTGAAGGAGTTCCACCAGCAATTTCTAGAAGTTTTAGTGCCTTGTTACCTGGACTATTTGTTATCACAGGCTGGCTAATTATTTATGGGGTACTCGAAAAACTTGGTATTGGAAATATACATGATATTGTAGGGATCGTATTAGGTGGTCCATTAAGTTTACTTAGTGATAATTTAATTGGTACGTTGATCGTTACTCTTATACATGGTTTATTCTGGTTTATGGGGATCCATGGTGGAAATACGGTTCATGCAGTGATGCGTCCACTTTGGATGGCAAATTCAGGTGAGAACTTGGCGGCATTCCAAGCTGGAGAAGAAGTACCACATATTGTGACACAACAATTTATTGAATATTTCGTCCATATAGGTGGTGGTGGAGCTACGTTAGGATTAGTGATCATTATTGCTATACTAGCTCGTTTAAAGAACACAAGTGCTGTAACAAAAACAATGGCTCCAGTTACATTGGTACCGGGGATATTTAATATTAATGAACCCGTATTGTTTGGGATTCCAATTGTTTTGAACTTTAAAATGCTCATTCCTTTCATTATTGTACCAATGATAAATGCTACAATTACCTATCTAACGATGGCAATAGGTATTGTACCAAAGACGATTGGTATTGATGTAGGGTGGACGATGCCAGCTATAATCAATGGTTTTTTAGCAACTGACAATTCTATTAGGGCGGCAATATTGCAGATTATTCTAATTGTAATAGATGGTGCTATTTATTATGTTTTCTATCGTGAAATTGAAAAAGATTATAAGGCGCTTGAATTAACAGGAGCAGAAGCGTAA
- a CDS encoding polysaccharide deacetylase family protein, with amino-acid sequence MNLVKKLYRHCQQRFGPKSLLLVACLILGLYILLVIVLPFNAPYQIQAVENSLQSLYQDETQSHLRHAVEPSEIDHLNRQASHLKGQHRTDLMPKVELVSQKLLAQERLDLLYQSDTVFYPDVDSDMIEAFTQPIEWSMEDVATQEFDKLTLQAQNQWQVIANVNQDMATIKNHTHMTRQQIPTIIQKIQDINSQLDFVQEQPHIQDNLADYQRFLDLFIEELTASHQRQPYSNETLMPLFESDYMTTMLEGTTLDVRPKIALTFDDGPNDQYTPQVLDILNKYHIQGTFFVVGRNVETYPETAKQIVDEGHIIANHSYDHPNFTEISDHDVRNQINVTQDIIYTTTGVRPSLYRMPYGAGGERVYRLIPELTSITWNTDTEDWEVRDSEKIYQNIIRQLSDDMLILLHDTNQASVDALEPLIEYLNQHHYRFVAPTELEYDYRY; translated from the coding sequence ATGAATCTTGTTAAAAAACTATACCGGCACTGTCAACAACGCTTTGGTCCAAAAAGTCTCCTCCTTGTCGCCTGTCTGATACTGGGCTTATATATCCTATTAGTGATTGTGTTGCCCTTTAATGCCCCTTACCAAATTCAAGCCGTTGAAAACTCTCTGCAATCACTCTATCAGGATGAGACACAAAGTCATTTGCGACACGCTGTAGAGCCTTCAGAAATAGACCATCTAAACCGTCAAGCGAGCCACCTTAAAGGTCAACACCGCACCGATTTAATGCCTAAAGTTGAGTTAGTTTCACAAAAATTATTGGCGCAAGAACGGCTGGATCTACTGTACCAATCCGACACGGTTTTTTACCCGGATGTCGATTCAGATATGATAGAAGCCTTCACTCAACCGATTGAATGGTCCATGGAAGATGTCGCCACCCAGGAATTTGATAAATTAACCCTGCAAGCCCAAAATCAGTGGCAAGTTATTGCGAATGTCAATCAAGATATGGCAACCATTAAAAACCATACCCACATGACCCGCCAACAAATACCCACAATCATCCAAAAAATCCAAGACATTAACAGCCAACTCGATTTTGTTCAAGAACAACCGCATATTCAAGATAACTTAGCCGACTATCAACGCTTTCTGGATTTATTTATTGAGGAACTCACTGCGTCACACCAACGCCAACCTTATAGCAATGAAACGTTAATGCCCTTATTCGAATCTGATTATATGACAACAATGCTTGAAGGAACAACATTAGATGTGCGCCCCAAGATTGCTCTCACTTTTGACGACGGTCCTAACGACCAATACACCCCTCAAGTTCTAGATATTTTAAATAAATATCACATTCAAGGCACATTCTTTGTTGTTGGTCGAAATGTTGAGACCTACCCTGAAACGGCTAAGCAAATTGTGGATGAAGGCCATATTATTGCTAACCATAGCTATGATCACCCCAACTTTACAGAAATTAGCGACCATGACGTTCGCAATCAAATCAACGTCACTCAAGATATCATTTATACCACCACCGGTGTTCGACCAAGTTTGTATCGCATGCCCTATGGTGCAGGTGGTGAACGTGTTTACCGTTTAATACCGGAATTAACATCTATTACCTGGAATACGGACACCGAAGACTGGGAAGTGAGAGATTCAGAGAAAATCTATCAAAACATTATTCGACAATTAAGTGATGACATGTTGATTTTGTTACATGATACCAACCAAGCTTCCGTCGATGCTTTAGAACCTTTAATAGAGTATTTGAATCAACACCATTACCGCTTCGTAGCTCCCACGGAATTAGAGTATGATTATCGGTATTAA
- a CDS encoding alpha/beta hydrolase yields the protein MRTELLYLYDDRKDVTLKAYLLEDNVNLRPKKTLPAIIINPGGGYMYCSPREAEPIALRFNAMGYHAFVLEYSVYGEGKYPFELDSDLPVKEHSLFPHAMQEIAMSFELIHQHAAEWKVDTNQIGTIGFSAGGHNVAMYANNWNTPVIQDAVSLKGDALKPAFNIVGYPLTDLINITANIEDLNTVAEAKPILIACFGKSDVSQAELEYYSPARNVNSDTPPTFIWTTSEDQVVAAQDSIQLALGLAHNNIPFELHVFEKGPHGLSLANPSTARAAEHINPKAATWAEMAEKWLNDRFPVEALDM from the coding sequence ATGCGTACAGAATTATTATATTTATATGACGATCGCAAGGATGTTACTTTGAAGGCCTACCTACTGGAAGATAATGTGAATTTAAGACCCAAGAAGACGTTACCCGCCATCATTATTAATCCGGGTGGCGGTTATATGTACTGCTCTCCCCGTGAGGCTGAACCGATTGCCCTTCGTTTCAATGCCATGGGCTACCATGCTTTTGTGTTAGAATATTCAGTTTACGGCGAAGGCAAGTATCCTTTTGAATTAGATTCAGACTTACCCGTAAAGGAACATTCACTTTTCCCGCATGCCATGCAAGAAATTGCCATGTCATTCGAACTGATTCACCAACATGCTGCGGAGTGGAAAGTCGACACGAACCAAATTGGCACCATTGGCTTTTCAGCTGGCGGCCATAACGTCGCCATGTACGCTAACAACTGGAATACCCCCGTCATTCAAGACGCTGTTTCCTTGAAAGGCGACGCCCTAAAACCTGCCTTCAATATCGTAGGCTACCCCTTAACCGACCTAATAAATATCACTGCCAACATCGAAGATTTAAATACTGTGGCAGAAGCCAAGCCAATTTTAATCGCCTGCTTTGGGAAATCAGATGTATCGCAAGCCGAATTGGAATATTACAGCCCAGCTAGGAACGTTAATTCTGACACACCCCCTACCTTTATTTGGACAACCTCTGAAGATCAAGTGGTAGCTGCCCAGGATTCCATTCAATTAGCTTTAGGCTTAGCCCACAATAATATCCCCTTTGAATTGCATGTGTTTGAAAAGGGTCCTCATGGTTTATCATTAGCCAACCCATCTACCGCTCGAGCTGCTGAACACATCAACCCTAAAGCAGCCACATGGGCCGAAATGGCCGAAAAATGGCTCAACGACCGCTTTCCCGTGGAAGCACTCGATATGTAA
- a CDS encoding cupin domain-containing protein — MNKYPQVQAVFFEDDGKIPNNPKLPLLIYSQVFDASDVIAAIFSENNWTKAWRNGIFNYHHYHSTSHEVLGVEAGWAEVQLGGGANGIVFTLKAGDMVVIPAGVGHKRLNASTDFTVIGAYPDGHEYDLLTGKADERPENLHRIAQLPLPTTDPVFGVDGVLFDYWVY, encoded by the coding sequence ATGAATAAATATCCCCAGGTTCAGGCTGTGTTTTTTGAAGATGATGGCAAAATCCCCAATAATCCCAAACTACCCCTGTTGATTTATTCCCAGGTGTTTGATGCTAGTGACGTTATTGCAGCGATATTTAGTGAAAATAATTGGACGAAGGCTTGGCGTAACGGTATTTTCAATTATCACCACTATCATAGCACCTCACATGAAGTGCTAGGTGTTGAAGCGGGCTGGGCTGAGGTTCAGTTAGGTGGCGGTGCTAATGGCATTGTGTTTACGCTTAAGGCGGGTGATATGGTTGTGATTCCTGCAGGTGTTGGGCATAAACGTTTAAATGCTTCAACGGATTTTACGGTTATTGGTGCTTATCCTGATGGCCATGAATATGATTTACTTACCGGTAAAGCCGATGAACGCCCCGAAAACTTACACCGTATTGCACAGCTGCCTCTACCTACAACGGATCCTGTATTTGGGGTGGATGGGGTACTGTTTGATTATTGGGTATATTGA
- a CDS encoding PTS lactose/cellobiose transporter subunit IIA, translated as MSEPENLEEVMGLIMYGGDAKGKAIEAIEAAKSGDFDLAEEKMAEANESLVTAHKSQTSLLTSEAEGDNVEISLLLIHGQDHLMNAITFVDLAKEMVDIYRKLRDVEK; from the coding sequence ATGAGTGAACCAGAGAATTTAGAAGAGGTTATGGGTTTAATTATGTATGGGGGAGATGCCAAAGGGAAGGCTATTGAAGCCATCGAAGCGGCAAAATCAGGAGACTTTGACTTAGCAGAAGAGAAAATGGCTGAAGCTAATGAATCATTGGTAACAGCTCACAAATCTCAAACTAGCCTACTAACAAGTGAGGCTGAAGGTGATAATGTCGAAATTTCTTTATTATTAATTCACGGTCAAGATCATTTGATGAATGCCATTACATTTGTCGATTTAGCCAAAGAAATGGTAGATATTTACCGGAAATTAAGAGATGTAGAAAAGTAG